From Rutidosis leptorrhynchoides isolate AG116_Rl617_1_P2 chromosome 3, CSIRO_AGI_Rlap_v1, whole genome shotgun sequence, a single genomic window includes:
- the LOC139898159 gene encoding protein root UVB sensitive 6-like — MKRGSTSQTLTAATSTSSQDARNLLVRETLRISANLASEKTRSQDETAASSTGLVNDQFVDASLRLICYEEIDGRRFKYLANNDVINSRKSSNSIRAVSLQSRQAPVDELMSFIRSYVVPEGFPDSVSPSYVPYMTWRALKHFFGGAMGVFTTQALLHSVGVSKSQSIPGAVAINWIIKDGSGRIGKMLFSRQGKKFDYDLKQLRLSGDLLMELGAGVELATAAFPHLFLPLACAANVAKNVAAVTSTSTRTPIYKAFAKGENIGDVTAKGECVGNVADLFGTGLSIIIAKRNPSLFTTFGLLSCGYLFSSYREVKSVVLHTLNRARFSVAVESFLKTGSVPSLQEGNMMETVFNLPWCKDKPIVLGSRFKEAFQDANSYYDVEPVFQKERYVVAYNPSKGNIYAVLKDQAKSDDILKAAFHAHVLLHIIRSSKHNQVSSEYTSGDNSSLLPTSADLQAHVAESYNMVSALYGPFKSKAKEQGWVMSDSLLNPGRARICEQVK, encoded by the exons ATGAAGCGTGGCTCCACATCACAAACCCTAACTGCCGCCACATCAACCTCATCTCAAGACGCTCGTAATTTGCTCGTTCGTGAAACGTTAAGAATCTCCGCTAATCTCGCATCGGAAAAAACTAGGTCACAAGATGAAACAGCGGCATCATCTACAGGTCTTGTTAATGATCAATTTGTTGATGCGAGTTTGAGATTGATTTGTTATGAAGAAATTGATGGACGTAGGTTTAAATATTTGGCGAATAATGATGTGATTAACTCTCGAAAGAGCTCCAATTCGATTCGTGCTGTTAGCTTGCAATCTCGTCAAGCTCCTGTTGAT GAGTTGATGTCATTTATAAGGTCATACGTGGTTCCAGAAGGCTTCCCTGACAGTGTTAGCCCTTCATACGTGCCCTATATGACATGGAGAGCTTTAAAG cATTTCTTTGGTGGAGCAATGGGCGTATTCACCACACAAGCACTTTTACATTCTGTTGGTGTGTCTAAAAGCCAATCAATACCCGGTGCTGTCGCTATCAATTGGATCATCAAG GATGGTTCTGGACGCATTGGCAAAATGCTGTTTTCTCGGCAAGGAAAGAAGTTTGACTATGATCTAAAGCAG CTTCGACTATCAGGCGACCTTTTAATGGAGTTGGGTGCCGGTGTAGAACTGGCAACTGCAGCTTTTCCTCACCTTTTTCTTCCTCTTGCTTGTGCTGCCAATGTTGCAAAG AATGTTGCTGCTGTTACATCAACGTCAACCCGTACTCCAATATACAAGGCCTTTGCTAAGGGTGAAAACATAGGCGATGTTACTGCTAAGGGAGAATGTGTTGGTAATGTGGCAGATTTG TTTGGAACGGGATTGAGCATCATCATAGCTAAAAGAAATCCTTCTTTGTTTACCACCTTTGGCCTACTCTCTTGTGGTTACCTCTTCAGCTCTTACCGAGAG GTAAAATCTGTTGTGTTGCATACGTTGAATCGGGCCAGGTTTAGTGTGGCAGTAGAATCATTTCTTAAGACTG GGAGTGTCCCATCTTTACAAGAAGGAAACATGATGGAAACAGTATTTAATTTGCCATGGTGCAAAGACAAGCCGATCGTTCTTG GTTCAAGATTTAAGGAAGCATTTCAAGATGCAAACTCGTATTATGATGTGGAGCCCGTCTTTCAG AAAGAGAGATATGTAGTAGCTTATAATCCTTCAAAAGGGAATATATATGCCGTGTTAAAGGATCAAGCAAAGTCTGATGATATTTTGAAAGCAGCTTTTCAT GCACATGTGCTTCTTCACATCATTCGGTCTTCAAAACACAACCAAGTTAGCAGTGAATATACGAGTGGTGATAATTCAAGTCTTTTGCCAACATCTGCAGACCTTCAAGCTCATGTGGCAGAATCTTACAACATGGTTTCCGCTTTGTACGGGCCTTTTAAGAGCAAAGCAAAAGAACAG GGATGGGTGATGTCGGATTCTCTTCTTAATCCTGGACGAGCTAGGATTTGTGAACAGGTTAAATAA